A window from Photobacterium sp. DA100 encodes these proteins:
- a CDS encoding LysR family transcriptional regulator, with translation MVDIPNLRHLRAFIYIADSGSISKASELVFLSQPALTQAIAKLESVVKATLFERRSDGMHLTSLGMMLNKRVCRAINILDDELTKILNIKTGSSKKAKSSNYINTVTITQLRALLAVAENKSYSAAGRSIGVSQSSLYRASKELEASLDVVLFEKTSLGISISKVGLGLLKATKLAFKEIQQGLEEISSEQSAGAGRIVVGSMPLARTCLLPETINDFSYINDDFNIKVVEGDYSDLLYHLRNGEIDVLIGALRFPPPAVDIRQETLFDSSNNIIARTDHPLTKVDDLTMDILAEQSWVVPGEHTPARKMFNAFFSNTDKYPQKLIETSSQILVREILLGSNKLAILSKHQVQRELNEGKFTILDFPSFSHSRPIGLTFRQNWHATDLQKSFISLLRDKGLALSVLS, from the coding sequence GCTAGAATCTGTTGTTAAGGCAACGCTATTTGAAAGGCGCTCTGACGGCATGCATTTGACATCACTAGGAATGATGCTTAATAAGCGAGTATGTCGAGCAATTAATATCTTGGACGATGAACTTACCAAAATTCTTAATATAAAAACTGGCAGCTCAAAAAAAGCAAAATCTTCCAATTATATCAATACCGTGACTATCACTCAGTTAAGGGCTTTATTGGCGGTTGCCGAAAATAAAAGTTATTCGGCTGCTGGGCGCAGTATTGGCGTGTCGCAGTCTTCGCTTTATCGGGCATCGAAAGAGCTCGAAGCAAGCTTAGATGTTGTTTTATTTGAGAAAACATCGTTGGGGATCAGTATCAGTAAAGTGGGGCTCGGCTTGCTGAAAGCAACCAAGCTGGCGTTCAAGGAGATCCAGCAGGGCCTGGAGGAAATCAGCTCCGAGCAGTCGGCAGGGGCAGGGAGAATCGTGGTTGGCAGTATGCCGCTTGCCAGAACCTGCCTGCTGCCGGAGACGATCAATGACTTTTCTTATATCAATGATGACTTTAATATCAAGGTTGTGGAAGGGGACTATTCTGACCTGCTTTACCACCTTCGCAATGGTGAAATCGATGTGTTGATCGGCGCGCTGCGCTTCCCGCCCCCCGCCGTCGATATCAGGCAAGAAACCCTGTTTGATTCAAGCAATAATATTATTGCCAGAACTGATCACCCATTAACGAAAGTGGATGATTTAACAATGGATATTCTCGCGGAGCAAAGCTGGGTGGTACCAGGCGAGCATACCCCTGCTCGCAAGATGTTTAATGCATTTTTTTCTAATACCGACAAGTATCCCCAGAAATTAATTGAAACCAGCTCACAAATATTGGTGAGGGAAATATTATTAGGCAGTAATAAGTTAGCGATTCTTTCAAAACATCAGGTTCAGCGGGAACTTAATGAGGGTAAGTTTACCATTTTAGACTTTCCTTCATTCAGCCACTCGCGGCCGATAGGTTTAACCTTTAGGCAGAACTGGCATGCAACAGACTTACAGAAAAGCTTTATAAGTTTATTGCGTGATAAGGGGCTGGCGCTATCGGTTTTAAGCTAG